A genomic stretch from Marinobacter fonticola includes:
- a CDS encoding MlaA family lipoprotein → MKNLNKQSVVRSLRAAIIVLPLVSVGETLAQQPPPPGQPTQEPMPNARAEERDPWERWNREVHGFNQFLDDWFLRPVAQGYRFITPDLVDTAVTNFFSNLGEVKNFANSVLQLKGESAVVALGRFTYNTTFGLGGLIDVGTAFGLPERPEDMGQTLGYWGMASGPYLVLPFLGPSTGRDFGGLAVDLTVMPSTWDYIESPENYYLRGLQLVDVRADLIPAENFMSGDSYTFVRNAYLQRREFLINDGEVKSDPFASDDEDLMLEDF, encoded by the coding sequence ATGAAAAACCTGAATAAGCAATCAGTCGTTCGCAGCTTGCGCGCGGCTATTATCGTCTTACCTCTCGTATCCGTGGGTGAGACCCTGGCACAGCAGCCTCCACCGCCAGGCCAACCTACCCAGGAGCCGATGCCTAATGCCCGCGCCGAGGAGCGCGATCCCTGGGAGCGCTGGAACCGCGAGGTGCACGGTTTCAACCAGTTCCTCGACGATTGGTTCTTGCGGCCCGTGGCCCAGGGGTACCGTTTTATTACACCTGACCTGGTGGATACCGCAGTCACCAATTTCTTTAGCAACCTGGGCGAAGTGAAAAACTTCGCCAACAGCGTGCTGCAGCTTAAGGGTGAATCCGCCGTGGTCGCGCTGGGCCGGTTTACCTATAACACCACGTTCGGGCTTGGGGGCTTGATCGATGTGGGTACCGCATTCGGTTTACCCGAAAGACCGGAAGATATGGGCCAGACCCTGGGCTATTGGGGTATGGCCAGCGGGCCCTATCTGGTACTGCCGTTCCTGGGGCCGTCCACCGGTCGGGATTTCGGTGGGCTGGCGGTGGATCTGACCGTGATGCCCAGCACCTGGGACTACATCGAGTCGCCGGAGAATTACTACCTGCGCGGTTTGCAACTGGTGGACGTGCGTGCAGACCTGATTCCGGCAGAGAACTTTATGTCGGGAGACAGCTATACTTTCGTCAGAAACGCTTATTTGCAACGGCGTGAATTTCTGATCAATGACGGTGAGGTTAAGTCGGATCCGTTCGCCAGCGACGATGAAGATCTAATGCTTGAGGATTTCTGA
- a CDS encoding beta-ketoacyl-ACP synthase III → MIKAVISGTGLYTPPASIDNEELVEAFNAYVERHNQTYADEIARGEREPLQPSAPEFIEKASGIKRRHVIDREGILDPDRLCPYIPDRGNDEPSVQCDMSVAAAKEALEQAGRSAADVDAVIVACSNLQRPYPAVAIEVQEALGIDGFAYDMNVACSSATFGLQAAVNSVENGTANVVLVISPEICSGHLNFRDRDSHFIFGDACTALLVEREDRVAAGQGFDVLGTRMKTKFSNNIRNNFGFLNRADESGVGQPDKLFIQQGRKVFKEVSPMVAETIQGHLKALELAPDDLRRMWLHQANLGMNQLISKRVLGRDATEEEAPVILDEYANTSSAGSIIAFHLHRKDLVSGDLGVICSFGAGYSIGSVVVRKR, encoded by the coding sequence GTGATTAAAGCCGTCATTAGCGGAACGGGGCTCTATACGCCGCCGGCATCTATCGACAACGAAGAGCTGGTCGAGGCATTCAACGCCTACGTGGAGCGACATAATCAAACCTATGCCGACGAGATCGCCCGTGGCGAGCGTGAGCCGCTTCAACCTTCGGCACCGGAGTTTATCGAGAAGGCATCGGGCATTAAGCGCCGTCACGTGATTGACCGCGAGGGTATCCTCGATCCTGATCGGCTCTGTCCTTATATTCCGGATCGCGGTAACGACGAGCCGAGTGTGCAGTGCGACATGTCGGTCGCAGCTGCCAAAGAGGCGCTTGAACAGGCTGGACGGTCGGCGGCCGATGTCGATGCGGTGATCGTTGCCTGTTCGAACCTTCAGCGCCCCTATCCGGCGGTTGCTATCGAAGTTCAGGAGGCGCTGGGTATTGACGGTTTCGCCTACGATATGAACGTCGCATGCAGCTCGGCGACGTTCGGCCTGCAGGCCGCCGTAAACTCCGTGGAAAATGGTACGGCCAACGTGGTGCTGGTGATCAGTCCGGAAATCTGCTCCGGCCACCTGAACTTCCGTGACCGCGACAGTCACTTTATTTTCGGGGATGCGTGCACAGCATTACTTGTCGAGCGCGAAGACCGTGTGGCGGCAGGCCAGGGCTTCGACGTGCTGGGCACGCGCATGAAAACCAAGTTTTCGAACAATATCCGCAATAACTTCGGCTTCCTCAACCGAGCGGACGAAAGCGGTGTGGGCCAGCCCGATAAACTGTTTATTCAGCAAGGCCGCAAGGTTTTCAAAGAAGTGTCGCCTATGGTGGCCGAAACGATTCAGGGCCATCTGAAGGCGCTTGAACTGGCGCCGGACGACTTGCGCCGGATGTGGCTGCACCAGGCCAATCTCGGCATGAATCAGCTCATATCCAAGCGTGTACTGGGGCGCGACGCCACCGAAGAGGAGGCGCCGGTTATTCTCGACGAGTACGCCAACACCAGTTCTGCCGGTTCGATCATCGCTTTCCACCTCCATCGAAAAGACCTGGTTTCTGGCGACCTGGGCGTGATCTGCTCTTTTGGGGCGGGGTATTCAATTGGCAGTGTGGTTGTTCGCAAGCGTTGA
- a CDS encoding AMP-binding protein, translated as MDLEQFYQDKYPPGMNSQIDLNKYSSMLDVFDTAVKKFADRPAFSAIGVTLTYHDLDVQSRNFAAWLQTKTNLKPGDRIAIQMPNVTQYPVIVFGAMRAGLIVVNTNPLYTQREMEHQFNDSGAKALVVLANMAANAEKVLPHTGIEHVIVTELADMHKPLKRKLMNAAVKHLKKMVPDFNLPNAHSLPKVLATGSKCKFTPVQVKKDDIAVLQYTGGTTGVAKGAMLTQGNLVANLLQTRPMMEDNVEEGKEVVIAPLPLYHIYSFTLNCGIMLEAGAHSVLIPNPRDIPGFVKELKNYRFTSFLGLNTLFVALCNNDDFRNLDFSTLKMTSSGGMALTSATAKLWKQVTGCEITEGYGMTETSPVVSFNPPSAIQLGTIGLPICDTLIKTVDDEGNDTPIGEPGELCVKGPQVMKGYWQRPEETKKAFTDDGFYCSGDIAVIQEDGYIRIVDRKKDMIIVSGFNVFPNEIEDVVSGHPQVIECAAVGVQDEKSGEAVKVFLVSKSPELKESELKEFCRERLTAYKVPKFFEFRDELPKTNVGKILRRELRDEEPKK; from the coding sequence ATGGATTTGGAGCAGTTTTATCAGGATAAATATCCGCCCGGGATGAACAGCCAGATCGACCTGAACAAGTACAGCAGCATGCTGGACGTCTTCGACACGGCTGTGAAGAAGTTTGCCGATCGTCCGGCATTCAGTGCTATTGGCGTCACGCTGACGTATCACGATCTGGATGTGCAGAGCCGCAACTTCGCTGCCTGGCTGCAAACAAAGACCAATCTAAAACCGGGTGACCGGATCGCCATCCAGATGCCCAACGTGACCCAGTATCCGGTTATCGTCTTCGGAGCTATGCGCGCCGGTCTCATCGTCGTCAATACCAATCCGCTCTACACCCAGCGGGAGATGGAGCACCAGTTCAACGATTCCGGCGCCAAGGCGCTTGTCGTGTTGGCCAATATGGCGGCCAACGCCGAGAAAGTACTGCCGCATACGGGCATTGAGCACGTCATCGTGACTGAACTCGCCGACATGCATAAACCGCTCAAGCGCAAGCTCATGAACGCGGCGGTCAAGCACCTTAAAAAGATGGTGCCGGACTTCAACCTGCCCAACGCCCATAGCCTGCCTAAGGTTCTGGCAACCGGGAGCAAATGCAAGTTCACGCCGGTTCAGGTCAAGAAGGACGACATTGCTGTCTTGCAGTACACCGGTGGCACAACCGGCGTGGCTAAAGGTGCCATGCTGACCCAGGGCAACCTGGTGGCGAACCTGCTGCAGACCCGCCCAATGATGGAAGACAACGTGGAAGAGGGTAAGGAGGTGGTCATCGCGCCGTTACCGCTTTACCACATCTATTCCTTCACGTTGAACTGCGGCATCATGCTTGAAGCCGGCGCGCATAGCGTGCTGATTCCCAACCCGCGTGACATTCCGGGCTTCGTCAAAGAGCTGAAGAACTATCGCTTTACGTCGTTCCTGGGCCTGAATACGTTGTTCGTCGCTCTGTGCAACAACGATGACTTCCGCAATCTGGATTTCAGCACCCTGAAAATGACGTCTTCGGGCGGCATGGCGTTGACCAGCGCGACGGCCAAGTTGTGGAAGCAAGTGACTGGCTGCGAGATTACAGAGGGGTACGGCATGACCGAAACCTCGCCAGTGGTTTCCTTCAACCCGCCCAGCGCGATCCAGCTCGGCACGATTGGCCTGCCAATTTGCGACACGCTGATCAAGACCGTCGACGACGAAGGCAACGATACGCCGATCGGCGAACCGGGTGAGTTGTGCGTCAAGGGGCCTCAGGTCATGAAGGGGTACTGGCAGCGTCCGGAAGAAACCAAAAAGGCGTTTACCGACGATGGTTTCTATTGCAGCGGCGATATCGCGGTGATTCAGGAAGACGGCTATATTCGCATCGTCGACCGCAAGAAGGACATGATCATCGTCTCTGGCTTCAATGTGTTCCCCAACGAGATTGAAGACGTGGTGTCCGGCCACCCTCAGGTGATCGAGTGTGCTGCCGTCGGTGTGCAGGACGAAAAGAGCGGTGAGGCGGTTAAGGTATTCCTGGTGAGCAAATCACCAGAGCTCAAAGAGTCCGAGCTGAAGGAATTTTGCCGCGAGCGCCTGACCGCGTACAAGGTGCCCAAATTCTTCGAGTTCCGTGACGAGCTGCCGAAGACCAACGTGGGCAAGATCCTGCGCCGCGAACTGCGGGACGAGGAACCCAAGAAGTAA
- a CDS encoding acyl-CoA thioesterase has product MSEFGNLVDSIEIPLRWGDQDAYGHANNTVYFRFFEEARITWLDSVPMKTAPKGTGPIIIKTSATFLKELNYPATVQVRTYAGKAGNTSLESWYEIFDSKTGVKYAEGYAKIVWFDHETRKSTRLPDELRALAAE; this is encoded by the coding sequence ATGTCAGAGTTCGGGAACCTGGTGGACTCCATTGAGATCCCCCTACGCTGGGGCGACCAAGACGCCTATGGGCACGCCAACAATACGGTCTATTTCCGTTTTTTTGAAGAAGCCCGTATTACGTGGCTCGATTCAGTGCCGATGAAAACCGCCCCCAAAGGTACCGGCCCCATCATCATCAAAACCAGCGCCACATTCCTCAAGGAACTGAATTATCCGGCCACAGTCCAGGTCAGGACCTACGCTGGCAAAGCCGGCAATACCAGCCTGGAAAGCTGGTATGAGATATTCGACAGCAAAACCGGTGTTAAGTACGCAGAAGGCTACGCCAAGATCGTCTGGTTTGACCACGAAACCCGCAAGTCTACCCGCCTACCGGACGAACTCCGGGCGCTGGCCGCCGAATAA
- the hrpA gene encoding ATP-dependent RNA helicase HrpA, translated as MSHSNPSVAHHPAPGSAELSARFNQIPQRHVARIKKLLARCKGKPDARDSEKIARWLEEGDAEYERRVRLRPDIHYPDGLPVSERVADIREAIDNHQVVIVAGETGSGKTTQIPKICLEAGRGTRGLIGHTQPRRIAARSVSSRIAEEIGEPVGGRIGYQVRFTDVTSDDSLVKVMTDGILLAEVQNDRFLDRYDTLIIDEAHERSLNIDFLLGYLRNLLAKRPDLKIIITSATIEVDRFSAFFSDAPVIEVSGRTYPVEVRYRPLVSGEDDKDQGWTDGVVEALEEIETHERDNGHRPGDVLVFLPGEREIREMSKSLRHAELRHTEVLPLYSRLSSREQNRIFQSHGGRRIVLSTNVAETSLTVPGIRYVIDTGVARISRYSVRSKIQRLPVEPISQASANQRKGRCGRVAPGICFRLYDEADFLSRSEYTDPEILRTNLASVILQMAMSGLGDIRAFPFLEAPDNRLVNDGYKLLEELGAVSHKRQLTKLGRTMARLPVDPRLARMLVAGAEEGSLAEILIVIAGLSVQDPRERPQEKQQQADQAHAPFNDKESDFATLLNIWNFYEEQRQALSQNQLRRLCQKSFLSYMRMREWRDVHRQLMQLCREQKLGANQKKASYDAFHKAVLAGLLGQVAIKYEKREYLATRNRKVMLFPGSKVAKSPPKWIVAAEIVETSRVFARMIARIEPEWVEPLASHVVKRHYFEPHWERKRAQVVGYEKVSLYGLDVVPKRRIGYAKVDPGEARQLFIRRALVEGDYDTHAPFIQRNQALLESVEDMERKSRRRDLLVDEETLVAFYDERLPESVVSGQHFETWWKGLSAEQLNALDLTEEDILQRAPDAQIGMAYPDELEWEGARYPLSYEFEPTRADDGVTLHVPLMALKQVPSHRVDWLVPGLLREKCIHLIKGLPKAIRRNFVPVPDFVDAALANMAPSNEPLTVKLADELRRMTGVRIEPEAWPQDELPTHLRMNIRVVDDKGKTLAEGRNVTGIQSQLDAQAERALSQMASDDAPVGETRESTEWIFGTLPEAVDTERSGMQVRVYPALEELGRNVRETRFLDPLTSERTMARGVARLIINRFAGTLEGIDRKLADFKAAALLFAPVGKAGELLDDLLLSTVIEHFLKDGSPRSRAAFDQVFDQGRGHFIPFLEERTALVHQILKAYNAHMKQLKGKIPLALATSMADVKFQLNHLVYPGFLVSTPGEWLTQYPRYLDAVTVRLDKMAREMGRERTFLHVFEGLWERYAKRREAQEKQGISDPELTLYRWMLEEYRVSFFAQQLGTVMTVSRQRLDRQWETVRT; from the coding sequence ATGAGTCATTCCAACCCTTCCGTCGCGCATCATCCAGCACCGGGCAGTGCCGAGCTCAGTGCGCGTTTTAATCAGATTCCCCAGCGCCACGTCGCTCGCATCAAGAAGCTGTTGGCCCGCTGCAAAGGTAAGCCGGATGCCCGGGATTCCGAAAAAATAGCCCGCTGGCTGGAGGAGGGCGATGCGGAATACGAGCGCCGCGTTCGCCTTCGGCCGGACATCCATTATCCGGATGGATTACCGGTTTCCGAGCGTGTGGCGGATATCCGCGAGGCGATCGACAATCACCAAGTCGTGATCGTGGCGGGGGAGACCGGTTCAGGCAAGACGACCCAGATTCCCAAGATTTGCCTGGAAGCCGGTCGCGGTACGCGCGGACTTATCGGCCATACTCAGCCCCGGCGAATTGCAGCGCGCAGCGTATCTTCACGCATCGCCGAGGAAATCGGCGAACCCGTGGGTGGCCGTATTGGTTACCAGGTCCGCTTTACGGATGTCACTTCGGATGATTCGCTGGTCAAAGTGATGACCGACGGCATCTTGTTAGCCGAGGTCCAGAACGATCGCTTCCTTGACCGCTACGATACGCTGATCATCGATGAGGCTCACGAGCGTAGCCTCAATATCGATTTCCTTTTGGGTTACTTGCGCAACCTGCTGGCCAAGCGCCCGGACCTGAAAATCATCATCACCTCGGCGACGATTGAAGTGGATCGCTTTAGCGCCTTCTTCAGCGACGCGCCGGTTATTGAGGTCTCCGGTCGAACCTATCCGGTAGAAGTGCGGTACCGCCCGCTGGTCAGTGGCGAAGACGATAAGGACCAGGGCTGGACAGATGGCGTTGTGGAGGCGCTGGAGGAAATCGAGACGCACGAGCGCGACAACGGTCATCGTCCTGGCGACGTGCTGGTATTCCTCCCTGGCGAACGTGAAATTCGCGAGATGAGCAAATCGCTGCGCCACGCCGAGCTGCGTCATACCGAAGTACTGCCGTTGTACTCACGCTTGAGCAGCCGCGAGCAAAACCGAATCTTTCAGTCCCATGGCGGACGGCGCATCGTGTTGTCCACCAACGTGGCGGAAACCTCGCTGACCGTCCCCGGGATCCGCTACGTCATCGATACCGGGGTGGCCCGGATCAGTCGCTACAGCGTGCGTTCGAAGATCCAGCGTCTTCCGGTCGAACCCATCTCCCAGGCCAGTGCCAACCAGCGCAAAGGGCGCTGCGGCCGCGTTGCGCCAGGGATCTGTTTTCGGCTGTACGACGAAGCGGACTTTTTGAGTCGTTCGGAATACACCGACCCTGAGATCCTGCGAACCAACCTGGCCTCGGTTATTTTGCAGATGGCCATGTCCGGTTTGGGCGATATCCGCGCTTTCCCGTTTCTGGAGGCGCCGGATAACCGGCTGGTTAACGACGGCTATAAGCTGCTTGAGGAATTGGGAGCGGTTTCCCACAAGCGCCAGCTAACCAAGCTGGGACGCACGATGGCGCGCCTGCCGGTGGATCCGCGTTTAGCGCGAATGCTGGTGGCCGGTGCGGAAGAGGGCAGTCTGGCAGAAATCCTGATCGTGATTGCGGGCCTCAGCGTGCAGGATCCCCGCGAACGGCCACAGGAAAAACAGCAGCAGGCGGATCAAGCTCATGCGCCCTTCAACGACAAAGAATCAGACTTCGCCACGCTGCTCAACATCTGGAATTTCTACGAAGAACAGCGCCAGGCCCTGTCCCAGAACCAGTTGCGCAGGCTGTGTCAGAAGAGCTTTCTTTCCTACATGCGCATGCGCGAGTGGCGCGATGTTCACCGCCAATTGATGCAACTTTGCCGCGAGCAAAAGCTTGGCGCCAATCAGAAGAAGGCGTCTTACGATGCTTTCCATAAGGCTGTCCTGGCGGGGTTGCTCGGGCAAGTCGCTATTAAATACGAAAAGCGCGAGTATCTGGCGACGCGCAATCGTAAGGTCATGCTTTTCCCGGGATCCAAAGTCGCAAAAAGTCCGCCCAAATGGATCGTCGCAGCGGAGATCGTAGAGACGAGCCGCGTATTTGCGCGAATGATCGCTCGCATCGAGCCTGAGTGGGTGGAACCGTTAGCCTCCCATGTGGTCAAGCGGCACTATTTCGAACCCCACTGGGAGCGCAAACGCGCCCAGGTGGTGGGTTACGAGAAGGTGAGCCTTTACGGTCTCGATGTGGTGCCCAAACGACGTATTGGCTACGCCAAGGTTGACCCCGGTGAAGCGCGACAACTCTTTATCCGGCGCGCACTGGTGGAAGGGGATTACGATACCCATGCGCCTTTCATTCAGCGCAATCAGGCGCTGTTGGAAAGCGTCGAGGATATGGAGCGCAAATCCCGCCGTCGCGATCTACTGGTGGACGAGGAAACGCTGGTTGCTTTCTACGACGAGCGGCTGCCGGAATCGGTGGTCAGCGGGCAGCACTTCGAGACCTGGTGGAAGGGGCTTTCTGCGGAGCAGCTGAATGCCCTGGATCTCACCGAGGAGGATATTCTTCAGCGCGCGCCCGATGCCCAGATCGGGATGGCCTATCCAGACGAGCTGGAGTGGGAAGGCGCGCGTTACCCGCTAAGCTATGAGTTCGAGCCGACCCGGGCGGACGATGGGGTCACCTTGCACGTGCCGCTTATGGCGCTCAAACAAGTGCCATCGCATCGGGTCGATTGGCTGGTGCCGGGGCTGTTGCGGGAAAAGTGCATTCATCTGATCAAGGGTTTGCCCAAAGCTATTCGGCGCAATTTCGTGCCTGTGCCCGATTTTGTCGATGCGGCCCTGGCCAATATGGCGCCCTCCAATGAACCGCTGACCGTCAAGCTGGCCGATGAGTTACGCCGCATGACCGGTGTGCGTATCGAGCCGGAAGCTTGGCCTCAGGATGAATTGCCGACCCACCTGCGCATGAATATCCGTGTTGTGGATGACAAGGGCAAGACGCTGGCGGAAGGCCGGAACGTCACCGGCATTCAGTCGCAGCTGGACGCGCAGGCTGAGCGGGCGCTAAGCCAGATGGCCAGCGATGATGCACCGGTAGGCGAGACCCGGGAATCCACAGAATGGATTTTCGGTACCTTGCCGGAGGCCGTCGATACCGAACGCAGCGGTATGCAGGTGCGCGTTTATCCGGCTTTGGAAGAGCTTGGCCGAAATGTGCGCGAGACCCGGTTTCTTGACCCGTTGACCAGCGAACGGACCATGGCGCGGGGCGTCGCGCGCCTTATCATCAACCGGTTTGCCGGCACGCTGGAGGGGATCGATCGCAAACTGGCGGATTTCAAGGCTGCTGCATTGCTGTTTGCGCCAGTCGGCAAGGCTGGCGAGCTATTGGACGATCTGCTGCTGTCGACAGTGATCGAACACTTCCTGAAGGATGGGAGTCCCAGAAGTCGTGCGGCGTTCGATCAGGTTTTTGATCAGGGGCGGGGCCATTTCATCCCTTTCCTTGAAGAGCGGACCGCTTTGGTCCATCAGATCCTGAAGGCCTACAATGCCCACATGAAGCAGCTAAAGGGCAAAATTCCGTTAGCCCTGGCGACCAGTATGGCTGACGTGAAATTTCAGTTGAATCATCTGGTCTATCCCGGATTTTTGGTATCAACGCCGGGGGAATGGCTCACCCAGTATCCGCGTTACCTGGATGCGGTGACGGTTCGATTGGACAAAATGGCTCGGGAAATGGGACGTGAGCGCACCTTTCTTCATGTGTTCGAGGGCCTTTGGGAGCGTTACGCCAAACGCCGGGAGGCTCAAGAAAAGCAGGGAATAAGCGATCCCGAGTTGACGCTCTATCGCTGGATGCTGGAAGAGTACCGCGTGTCGTTTTTCGCTCAGCAGCTGGGCACCGTGATGACCGTATCGCGCCAGCGACTGGACCGGCAGTGGGAGACGGTTCGGACCTAA
- a CDS encoding DUF3336 domain-containing protein — translation MMIGASRIEKFRKLLAEAPNYEMWKAAALELDYLEGNVEWKEENPSDLYHYELIYDRLTHLRDYHQNHDYERLRRALREGLHHDLGNMGNPVLYARSRVGTKHLIETYITQVCESLDFLCDRPIPGFPLDEKLRFFRDTLTSYGRPALLLSGGASLGTFHLGVVKALWERNLLPQTIAGSSVGAIMAGILGTHTDDELPELFDPETHHLKAWKWNGLLNGLNGKGFMDQGQLMSNLRANMGEYTFEEAFDRTGRSINISVSPVRANQKPRLLCGYTSPYLLVWSAALASAAVPGLFPPVTLMKKDLIGSILPYMPRLRFVDGSVVSDLPIERLMHLYDVNFTIVSQSNPHVVPFLNRRGKDEKLSLLKLPMHALKSEIQFHGQGAFDYLRKRVRPELLRQVSGHLYTIMAQRYSGDITIVPDYRWRHFARMLANPTPVFVREMMLEGERATWPKISMIRSHAKISKTLERCITRVQAQMHNRRGELRLVSQAE, via the coding sequence ATGATGATTGGAGCGAGTCGCATCGAGAAGTTTCGCAAGCTGCTCGCCGAAGCGCCGAATTATGAAATGTGGAAGGCGGCCGCGCTGGAGCTCGATTACCTCGAAGGTAACGTGGAGTGGAAGGAGGAGAACCCCTCCGATCTTTACCACTACGAGCTGATCTACGACCGCTTGACCCATTTGCGAGACTACCACCAGAACCATGACTACGAGCGCCTCAGGCGGGCGCTACGGGAAGGTCTGCACCACGACCTGGGCAATATGGGCAACCCCGTGCTTTACGCACGCTCCCGGGTCGGCACCAAGCACTTGATCGAGACCTACATCACGCAGGTCTGCGAATCCCTGGATTTTCTCTGTGATCGTCCCATCCCCGGCTTTCCTCTCGACGAAAAGCTGCGTTTTTTCCGCGATACGCTGACCAGTTATGGACGGCCGGCGCTCTTATTGAGCGGCGGCGCCTCGCTGGGGACCTTCCATCTGGGGGTCGTCAAGGCACTTTGGGAGCGCAACCTGCTGCCGCAAACCATCGCCGGTTCCAGCGTTGGAGCGATCATGGCGGGCATTTTGGGCACGCATACCGACGATGAGCTCCCGGAGCTGTTTGATCCCGAAACCCATCACCTGAAAGCATGGAAGTGGAATGGTCTGCTCAATGGCCTCAACGGCAAGGGCTTTATGGACCAAGGGCAGTTGATGAGCAATTTACGGGCGAATATGGGTGAGTACACCTTTGAGGAAGCTTTTGACCGGACGGGCCGTTCGATCAATATTAGTGTGTCGCCGGTAAGAGCGAACCAGAAGCCCCGGTTGCTGTGTGGATACACCTCGCCCTATTTGTTGGTTTGGAGCGCGGCGCTGGCCTCCGCTGCAGTACCGGGCCTTTTTCCACCGGTTACCCTGATGAAAAAGGACCTTATTGGTTCGATTTTGCCGTACATGCCCCGGCTGAGATTCGTCGATGGGTCGGTGGTAAGCGACTTGCCAATCGAACGGCTCATGCATCTGTACGACGTGAATTTTACCATCGTCAGTCAAAGCAATCCCCACGTAGTACCCTTCCTGAATCGCCGAGGCAAAGATGAAAAACTGAGCCTGCTGAAGCTACCCATGCATGCGCTCAAATCGGAGATTCAATTCCACGGGCAGGGCGCGTTCGATTACCTGCGCAAGCGTGTCCGGCCCGAACTGCTGCGGCAAGTGTCCGGCCATCTCTACACCATCATGGCCCAGCGCTATTCCGGTGATATCACGATTGTGCCAGATTACCGCTGGCGGCATTTCGCTCGCATGCTGGCCAACCCGACACCGGTATTCGTGCGCGAGATGATGCTGGAGGGTGAGCGGGCGACCTGGCCGAAAATTTCGATGATTCGTTCCCACGCCAAGATATCCAAAACCCTCGAGCGCTGTATAACGCGCGTGCAGGCCCAGATGCATAACAGAAGGGGCGAACTGAGGCTGGTGTCGCAGGCTGAGTAG